In Chryseobacterium camelliae, one DNA window encodes the following:
- a CDS encoding DEAD/DEAH box helicase, with product MTFTDLQLIEPIAKAIEEQGYTNPTPIQERSIPEILKGRDFLGCAQTGTGKTAAFAIPILQNLTQRKTPGKHIKALILTPTRELAIQIEENIQAYGKYLPLKHLVIFGGVKQGNQEAALRKGVDILVATPGRLLDFIAQGIISLKNLEIFVLDEADRMLDMGFVHDVKRIIKLLPQRRQTLFFSATMPAEIQKLAGSILDNPVKVEVTPVSSTAETIKQSVYFVEKENKLNLLTHILKNDISDSVLVFSRTKHGADKIARKLQKDNITTEAIHGNKSQNARQNALNNFKSGKTRVLVATDIAARGIDIDELKYVVNFELSDVSETYVHRIGRTGRAGAEGSSISFVDGLDLVNLKNTEKLIGKKIPVIKDHPFHTDDLVAQKRDSNNKPMAAGMQRPPKPAVKDKASVGFKKPKNKNFTRKK from the coding sequence TTGACTTTTACAGACTTACAACTCATAGAACCTATTGCTAAGGCAATTGAGGAACAAGGATACACCAACCCTACCCCTATTCAGGAAAGATCAATTCCTGAAATTCTTAAAGGAAGGGACTTTTTAGGGTGTGCCCAGACAGGGACAGGAAAAACAGCAGCATTTGCCATTCCTATCCTTCAGAATTTAACTCAGAGAAAAACTCCCGGAAAACATATTAAAGCGCTTATTCTTACCCCTACCAGGGAACTGGCTATACAGATTGAAGAAAATATACAGGCGTACGGAAAATACCTACCTTTGAAACACCTGGTTATTTTCGGTGGTGTAAAACAGGGAAACCAGGAAGCTGCCCTGAGAAAAGGAGTGGATATTTTGGTGGCAACGCCGGGAAGGCTGCTGGATTTTATTGCCCAGGGAATCATCAGCCTTAAGAATCTTGAAATTTTTGTATTGGATGAAGCGGACCGTATGCTCGATATGGGATTCGTACATGATGTGAAAAGGATCATCAAGCTGCTTCCGCAAAGAAGACAGACCTTGTTTTTCTCTGCTACCATGCCTGCAGAGATCCAGAAACTGGCAGGATCCATCTTAGATAATCCTGTGAAAGTAGAGGTAACGCCTGTCTCTTCCACAGCAGAAACCATTAAGCAATCGGTATATTTTGTTGAAAAGGAAAACAAGCTGAATCTCCTTACCCATATTTTAAAGAACGATATTTCAGATTCTGTACTGGTCTTTTCTAGGACCAAGCACGGTGCGGATAAAATTGCACGGAAGCTGCAGAAAGATAATATCACTACAGAAGCCATTCATGGGAACAAATCCCAGAATGCGCGCCAGAACGCCCTGAATAACTTTAAATCCGGTAAAACAAGGGTTCTGGTAGCCACGGATATTGCAGCCAGGGGAATTGATATCGATGAGCTTAAATATGTGGTTAATTTTGAGCTTTCTGATGTTTCGGAAACGTATGTTCACCGTATCGGAAGAACCGGGCGTGCAGGAGCAGAAGGAAGTTCTATTTCCTTCGTGGACGGGCTGGACCTGGTCAACCTTAAAAATACGGAAAAGCTGATTGGAAAAAAGATACCGGTAATTAAGGACCATCCTTTCCATACGGACGATCTTGTAGCACAGAAAAGGGACTCCAATAATAAGCCAATGGCAGCGGGAATGCAAAGGCCACCAAAGCCGGCGGTAAAGGATAAAGCTTCCGTAGGTTTTAAAAAGCCCAAGAATAAAAATTTCACGAGAAAAAAATAA
- a CDS encoding adenylosuccinate synthase: protein MSTYVVVGLQYGDEGKGKITDVLSAKSDYVVRFQGGDNAGHTVYVGDEKFVLHLLPSGVLQCKGKCIIANGVVVNPKSFIKEVNQIESKGLKTDHIFISRRAHVIMPYHILLDTYREEEHGGTQIGTTKKGIGPCYEDKIARVGIRMIDLLNPEILRDKIEKNLKVKNSLFEKYYGKPALDVEEIYNEFLEIGKQLQDRIVDTELELNQAIQEGKNVLFEGAQALMLDIDFGTYPYVTSSSPSTGGVCTGAGVPPTSLQNLIGVAKAYCTRVGNGPFPSELDNELGESIRQIGGEFGATTGRPRRTGWLDLVSLKHACMINGINNLVITKLDVLTGIENLKIVTHYKTEDGKIIDYFTSSTEKLYNYEPIYQDLPGWNEDITKVRSYDELPDTAQKYIEFIEKYLGINVYLVSVGPERSQNIIRKELF, encoded by the coding sequence ATGTCAACTTACGTAGTTGTAGGTCTTCAGTACGGAGATGAAGGGAAAGGAAAAATCACAGATGTTTTATCGGCCAAATCAGATTATGTGGTGCGCTTCCAGGGTGGAGACAACGCAGGTCACACAGTATATGTGGGCGATGAAAAATTTGTGTTGCACCTTCTTCCGTCCGGAGTCCTTCAGTGCAAAGGGAAATGCATCATTGCCAATGGAGTAGTGGTGAACCCTAAATCTTTCATTAAAGAGGTAAATCAGATCGAAAGCAAAGGCCTGAAAACAGACCACATTTTCATCAGCAGGAGAGCGCATGTTATCATGCCATACCATATTCTTCTGGATACCTACCGTGAAGAAGAGCATGGAGGGACGCAGATCGGGACGACCAAAAAAGGAATCGGACCTTGCTACGAAGATAAAATTGCGAGAGTGGGCATCAGAATGATCGATCTTCTGAACCCTGAAATTTTAAGAGACAAAATAGAGAAAAACCTGAAGGTTAAAAATTCCCTGTTTGAAAAATATTACGGAAAGCCCGCTCTGGATGTTGAAGAAATTTACAATGAATTCCTGGAAATCGGAAAACAGCTTCAGGACAGGATCGTAGATACAGAACTGGAGCTGAACCAGGCGATCCAGGAAGGTAAAAATGTTCTGTTTGAAGGAGCTCAGGCCCTGATGCTGGACATCGACTTCGGAACTTATCCATACGTAACGTCATCTTCTCCTTCTACCGGAGGAGTATGTACGGGAGCAGGGGTTCCACCGACTTCTCTTCAGAACCTTATCGGGGTTGCTAAAGCTTATTGTACAAGGGTAGGAAATGGTCCGTTCCCTTCTGAACTGGATAATGAGCTTGGGGAAAGCATCAGGCAGATCGGAGGCGAATTCGGGGCAACAACCGGAAGGCCGAGAAGAACAGGATGGTTAGACCTGGTTTCCCTGAAACATGCCTGCATGATAAATGGAATCAATAACCTGGTGATCACTAAACTGGATGTTCTTACCGGAATTGAAAACCTGAAGATTGTTACCCATTACAAAACAGAAGATGGTAAAATCATAGACTATTTTACTTCTTCCACTGAAAAACTATACAATTACGAACCAATTTACCAGGATCTTCCAGGCTGGAATGAAGATATTACGAAAGTACGAAGCTATGATGAGCTTCCGGATACGGCTCAGAAATACATTGAGTTTATTGAAAAATATCTGGGAATTAATGTTTACTTAGTTTCCGTTGGCCCTGAAAGGAGCCAGAACATCATCAGAAAAGAATTATTCTAA
- a CDS encoding DUF6438 domain-containing protein yields the protein MKYLLSLCAFVLLFSCGSQKTTSKYSTIEYEATPCFGFCPVFKMTINANRTAVFEAEHFNFSDRPSKNDFSKPREGTFKGTIKEADYHKLITLLDDLNVKSLNDRYGSHNVTDLPTSYLRVRFADGSSKNIEDYGKRGSEKLSELYTFFENLRKNQQWTRVK from the coding sequence ATGAAATATCTGTTAAGCCTCTGTGCATTTGTACTTCTGTTTTCCTGCGGTTCACAAAAGACGACTTCAAAATATTCCACAATTGAGTATGAAGCAACACCATGTTTCGGATTCTGCCCGGTTTTCAAAATGACCATCAATGCGAACCGTACTGCGGTATTTGAAGCGGAACACTTTAATTTCAGCGACCGCCCTTCAAAAAATGACTTTTCCAAGCCGCGTGAAGGAACATTCAAAGGAACCATCAAGGAAGCTGACTATCATAAGTTGATTACTTTACTGGACGATCTGAACGTAAAATCCCTGAATGACAGGTACGGAAGCCACAATGTTACTGATTTACCCACTTCTTATCTGAGAGTCCGTTTTGCTGACGGAAGTTCCAAAAACATTGAAGATTACGGGAAAAGAGGCAGCGAAAAACTTTCTGAACTCTACACTTTTTTCGAAAATCTGAGAAAGAATCAGCAGTGGACCCGTGTGAAGTAA
- the obgE gene encoding GTPase ObgE: protein MSNFVDYVKIHCKSGHGGAGSAHLRREKYIPKGGPDGGDGGRGGHIIMKGNANEWTLLPLRYTRHVKAERGENGGKNQLTGAYGADVYIEVPIGTIAKNEDGEIIGEILEDGQEIILMEGGMGGKGNEHFKSSTNQTPRYAQPGMEGQEGYVVFELKILADVGLVGFPNAGKSTLLSAVSAAKPKIADYAFTTLTPNLGIVDYRNYKSFVMADIPGIIEGAAEGKGLGHRFLRHIERNSILLFLIPADSEDHFQEFKILENELKEYNPELLDKDFIVSVSKSDLLDDELKKEIAAEFPENKQPLFFSGVTGEGLVELKDAIWKQLHG from the coding sequence ATGTCAAATTTTGTAGATTACGTAAAGATTCATTGTAAAAGCGGCCACGGAGGCGCAGGTTCTGCCCATCTCCGCCGTGAAAAATACATTCCCAAGGGAGGACCGGACGGAGGTGACGGAGGCCGCGGAGGCCACATCATCATGAAGGGGAATGCCAATGAATGGACTTTACTTCCGCTCCGGTACACGCGTCACGTAAAAGCTGAACGCGGGGAAAACGGAGGAAAAAATCAGTTAACCGGCGCTTATGGCGCAGATGTATATATCGAGGTTCCTATCGGAACTATTGCCAAAAACGAAGACGGTGAGATCATCGGCGAAATCCTGGAAGACGGACAGGAAATCATCCTGATGGAAGGCGGAATGGGAGGAAAAGGAAATGAGCATTTCAAATCTTCCACCAACCAGACTCCACGGTACGCACAACCCGGTATGGAGGGACAGGAAGGATACGTGGTTTTCGAACTTAAAATTTTAGCGGATGTAGGCCTTGTAGGTTTTCCGAATGCCGGAAAATCCACGCTCCTTTCCGCAGTTTCTGCAGCTAAACCCAAGATCGCGGATTATGCATTTACGACCCTGACCCCTAACCTGGGCATTGTAGATTACAGAAATTATAAGTCTTTCGTCATGGCGGATATTCCCGGAATCATTGAAGGTGCTGCCGAAGGCAAAGGACTGGGACACCGTTTCCTGCGCCACATCGAAAGGAATTCAATCCTTTTATTCTTAATTCCGGCAGATTCCGAAGACCATTTTCAGGAGTTCAAAATCCTTGAGAATGAATTGAAAGAATACAACCCGGAACTTCTGGATAAGGATTTTATTGTTTCCGTATCCAAATCTGACCTTCTGGATGATGAGCTTAAAAAAGAAATCGCTGCGGAATTCCCGGAAAACAAACAGCCTTTGTTTTTTTCCGGTGTTACAGGTGAAGGCCTTGTAGAGCTGAAGGATGCCATCTGGAAGCAGCTGCATGGATAA
- a CDS encoding phosphoribosyltransferase: MESIKVHDKTFVPYLEDTEIQEIVKATALKIYEDYKDEVPVFIGVLNGVIMFFSDLLKHYPGPCEIAFIQMSSYVGTESTGIVYQKMELTKDVKDRHIILVEDIVDTGNTVESLFKYFKETQRPKSVKLASFLLKPEVYKKDFKLDYIGKEIPNKFVLGYGLDYDELGRNLPNLYQLEEGQINH, translated from the coding sequence ATGGAAAGTATTAAAGTTCACGACAAAACTTTTGTTCCTTATCTGGAAGATACCGAGATTCAGGAAATTGTAAAGGCAACAGCTTTAAAGATTTATGAAGATTATAAGGATGAAGTTCCTGTTTTCATAGGGGTTCTGAACGGAGTCATCATGTTTTTTTCAGACCTTCTGAAACATTATCCGGGACCATGTGAGATTGCATTTATTCAGATGAGTTCTTATGTGGGTACAGAGTCTACGGGCATCGTTTACCAGAAAATGGAATTGACGAAAGATGTAAAAGACCGCCACATCATCCTGGTAGAAGATATTGTGGACACAGGAAATACGGTGGAAAGCCTGTTTAAATATTTCAAGGAGACACAGCGCCCTAAATCTGTAAAGCTGGCTTCATTCCTATTGAAACCTGAAGTTTATAAGAAAGATTTCAAGCTGGATTACATCGGAAAAGAAATTCCGAACAAATTTGTTCTGGGTTACGGGCTGGATTATGATGAACTGGGAAGAAACCTGCCGAATCTGTACCAGTTGGAAGAAGGACAGATCAATCATTAA
- a CDS encoding ATP-binding cassette domain-containing protein — MFFLHNISFGFPAGNLLFDSINLTIPSSSKSALVGNNGMGKSTLLKMMSGELAPLEGSVHVQGVLFHVPQMFGNFDHLTVAECLKIDHKLKT, encoded by the coding sequence ATGTTTTTTCTACATAACATATCCTTTGGGTTTCCGGCAGGAAATCTGCTTTTCGATTCCATCAACTTAACCATACCTTCATCTTCTAAATCAGCTTTGGTGGGCAATAATGGTATGGGAAAATCTACCTTGCTAAAAATGATGTCCGGAGAACTCGCTCCGCTGGAAGGAAGTGTACATGTCCAGGGAGTGCTTTTCCATGTTCCGCAGATGTTCGGAAATTTTGATCATCTTACAGTGGCCGAATGCCTTAAAATTGACCATAAACTTAAAACTTAA
- a CDS encoding inorganic phosphate transporter — MEFPILLTVIIALALIFDYINGFHDAANSIATIVSTKVLTPFQAVLWAALWNFAAFFIAAYIIGEFKIGNTIAKTVNENFITLEVIFSGLVAAIAWNLLTWWFGIPSSSSHTLIGGFLGAALMHAFMMDYHEVVAAQPGLGFWDTLKEAAHQVTTQSVVKFDKVIPIFLFIFMAPIIGMIISIIITLIIVHLYKRSNPHKADQSFKRLQLASSALFSLGHGLNDAQKVMGIIGAALIYYHVNMLQDPIYLNIPSAERFDYFAEHYLWVPLVSFLAIGLGTMSGGWKIIKTMGTKITKVTSLEGVSAETAGAITLFITDHFGIPVSTTHTITGSIIGVGLTKRVSAVRWGITVSLLWAWVLTIPISAIVAGITYLLVVFLS, encoded by the coding sequence ATGGAATTTCCTATTTTACTTACGGTTATTATTGCTTTAGCCCTGATCTTTGATTATATCAACGGTTTCCACGATGCGGCCAATTCAATTGCAACCATAGTTTCTACAAAAGTTTTAACGCCTTTCCAGGCTGTTCTCTGGGCAGCACTCTGGAATTTCGCCGCTTTCTTTATTGCCGCTTACATCATCGGTGAGTTTAAGATCGGTAACACGATTGCCAAAACCGTTAATGAAAATTTTATTACCCTTGAAGTGATATTTTCCGGATTGGTAGCCGCTATTGCCTGGAACCTGCTTACATGGTGGTTCGGGATCCCTTCATCCTCTTCCCATACGCTGATCGGAGGTTTTCTCGGAGCAGCCCTGATGCACGCTTTCATGATGGATTACCATGAGGTTGTCGCTGCGCAGCCCGGACTTGGATTTTGGGATACGCTTAAAGAAGCCGCTCATCAGGTAACGACCCAGAGTGTGGTGAAGTTTGACAAAGTAATCCCTATATTCCTGTTTATCTTTATGGCACCGATCATCGGGATGATTATTTCCATCATCATTACGCTGATCATTGTGCATCTGTATAAAAGGTCAAACCCGCATAAGGCAGACCAGTCTTTCAAAAGGCTGCAGCTGGCTTCTTCAGCACTGTTCAGTTTAGGGCACGGTCTTAATGATGCCCAGAAAGTAATGGGGATCATCGGGGCTGCCCTGATCTACTACCATGTGAATATGCTCCAGGATCCGATCTACCTGAACATCCCTTCTGCAGAGCGTTTTGATTATTTTGCAGAGCATTACCTTTGGGTACCTCTTGTTTCTTTCCTTGCCATTGGCTTGGGAACGATGAGTGGAGGCTGGAAGATCATTAAAACAATGGGTACAAAAATTACCAAAGTAACATCGCTGGAAGGCGTAAGTGCCGAAACAGCCGGAGCCATCACATTGTTTATTACAGATCACTTCGGTATACCGGTATCTACCACCCATACGATTACCGGATCCATTATTGGGGTGGGATTAACTAAGAGGGTTTCTGCCGTAAGATGGGGGATTACCGTAAGTCTTCTTTGGGCATGGGTATTAACCATTCCTATTTCCGCTATCGTGGCCGGGATAACTTATCTCTTGGTAGTATTTCTTTCTTGA
- a CDS encoding TatD family hydrolase, whose amino-acid sequence MIDTHTHLYAEEFDEDRKEAIQRAVDKGITKFYLPAIDSGSHVKMLELEAEYPGKAYAMMGLHPCYVKPESWEEELQTVKNYLDSRNFPAVGEIGIDLYWDKTTLDIQIKAFEKQIDWAIEKDLPIVIHTRESFDETFAVLERKRHPKLRGIFHCFSGMLEQAKHAIELNFILGIGGVVTFKNGKIDQFLREIPLENIVLETDSPYLAPVPHRGKRNESSYLDLIAGKLVDIYGKDFSEIDRITTENAVKIFG is encoded by the coding sequence ATGATTGATACACATACGCATTTATATGCAGAAGAATTCGATGAAGACAGGAAAGAAGCTATTCAGAGGGCTGTAGACAAAGGAATTACAAAGTTTTACCTGCCCGCAATAGATTCCGGATCTCATGTCAAAATGCTGGAACTGGAAGCGGAATATCCTGGAAAAGCTTATGCAATGATGGGATTGCATCCCTGCTATGTTAAGCCTGAAAGCTGGGAGGAAGAATTGCAGACGGTTAAAAATTATCTGGACAGCAGGAATTTTCCGGCTGTGGGTGAGATCGGTATCGACCTGTATTGGGATAAAACCACGCTGGACATCCAGATAAAGGCCTTTGAGAAACAGATCGACTGGGCTATAGAAAAAGACCTTCCAATCGTAATCCATACCAGGGAAAGCTTTGATGAAACGTTTGCAGTTCTGGAAAGAAAAAGGCACCCGAAACTGCGTGGGATTTTCCACTGTTTTTCCGGAATGCTGGAGCAGGCAAAGCATGCCATAGAGCTCAATTTCATCCTTGGAATCGGTGGAGTGGTCACATTCAAGAATGGTAAGATCGATCAGTTCCTGCGTGAAATCCCTTTAGAAAATATCGTTCTTGAAACGGATTCTCCTTATCTAGCTCCTGTGCCGCACAGGGGTAAAAGAAACGAAAGCAGTTATCTGGATCTTATTGCCGGTAAGCTGGTGGATATTTACGGAAAAGACTTTTCGGAAATTGACAGGATTACGACGGAGAATGCAGTCAAAATCTTCGGTTAA
- a CDS encoding polyprenyl synthetase family protein yields MEFLDRYQQIVAEAIARYTFKDKPAELYEPMNYIISHGGKRLRPIMVLMACDLFGGDLRQAIKPALAIEFFHNFTLIHDDIMDEAPLRRNKPTIHTLHGINVGILSGDGLMLKAYKFFEDLEPDIFKACIRIFTHTGLLLCEGQQYDINFETQEDVTFDDYIRMITYKTGVLSASSFEIGALIAKADFKDAKAIFNFGKHIGIAFQIMDDYLDVFGDQAQFGKKHAGDIYENKKTVLYLLAKEHATEEERKELDYWYSKKTDNIDKVYGVEKIFRRAKVDEKALRLIEKHNEIGQSYLEKIDIPEEKKKPFAELANYLLRRES; encoded by the coding sequence ATGGAATTTTTAGACCGATATCAGCAGATTGTTGCTGAAGCTATTGCCAGATATACCTTTAAAGACAAGCCGGCAGAGCTGTATGAACCCATGAACTACATCATTTCACACGGAGGTAAACGGCTCCGTCCTATTATGGTGCTCATGGCATGCGATTTATTTGGCGGCGATCTTAGGCAGGCCATTAAACCGGCACTGGCTATTGAGTTTTTCCATAATTTTACGCTGATCCATGATGATATCATGGACGAAGCACCATTAAGAAGAAATAAGCCCACCATTCATACCCTGCACGGGATTAATGTGGGAATCCTTTCCGGAGACGGACTGATGCTGAAAGCCTATAAGTTTTTTGAAGACCTGGAACCCGATATTTTTAAAGCCTGCATCAGGATCTTTACCCATACCGGACTGCTTTTATGCGAAGGTCAGCAGTATGATATCAACTTTGAAACCCAGGAAGATGTTACCTTTGATGATTACATCAGAATGATTACCTATAAAACGGGGGTATTAAGCGCTTCGTCATTTGAAATCGGTGCCCTTATTGCCAAAGCAGATTTTAAGGATGCTAAAGCAATATTCAACTTTGGGAAACATATTGGTATTGCCTTCCAGATCATGGATGATTACCTGGATGTTTTCGGAGACCAGGCACAGTTCGGTAAAAAACATGCCGGAGACATCTACGAAAACAAGAAAACCGTGCTTTACCTTCTGGCGAAAGAACATGCGACAGAGGAGGAACGTAAGGAACTTGACTATTGGTATTCCAAAAAAACGGACAATATAGATAAAGTTTACGGAGTAGAAAAGATATTCAGGAGAGCAAAGGTAGACGAAAAGGCCCTGCGCCTGATTGAAAAGCATAACGAAATAGGACAGAGCTACCTCGAAAAAATTGATATACCGGAAGAAAAGAAAAAGCCGTTTGCAGAACTGGCGAATTATCTCTTGAGAAGAGAGAGCTAA
- a CDS encoding adenylate kinase — protein sequence MINIVLFGPPGSGKGTQAQNLIEKFNLKQISTGDLFRFNMKNDTELGKLAKSYIDKGELVPDQVTTDMLIDELRKPTDTNGFIFDGYPRTVAQTEALEKIVKDELNDEIDICLSLVVEDKILVERLLKRGETSGRSDDSNVEIIQNRIKEYYTKTAEVAELYKQQGKYVEVNGVGDINEISEKLFAEVEKVK from the coding sequence ATGATAAACATTGTTCTGTTCGGCCCTCCGGGAAGCGGTAAAGGAACCCAGGCACAAAACCTGATCGAGAAATTCAATCTGAAACAGATTTCAACAGGCGACCTTTTCAGATTCAATATGAAAAATGATACTGAGCTTGGAAAACTCGCAAAATCATATATTGACAAAGGTGAGCTGGTTCCGGATCAGGTTACCACGGATATGCTGATCGATGAGCTCAGAAAACCAACGGATACCAATGGATTTATTTTCGATGGATATCCAAGAACAGTTGCCCAGACAGAAGCTCTGGAAAAGATTGTTAAGGATGAGCTGAATGATGAGATTGATATTTGCCTCTCCCTGGTTGTGGAAGATAAGATTTTGGTTGAAAGATTACTGAAAAGAGGGGAAACCAGCGGAAGGTCAGACGACAGCAATGTAGAGATCATCCAAAACAGGATCAAAGAATATTATACCAAAACAGCGGAAGTAGCCGAGCTGTACAAACAGCAGGGGAAATATGTGGAAGTGAACGGCGTTGGTGATATCAACGAAATTTCCGAAAAGCTTTTTGCTGAAGTGGAAAAAGTAAAATAA
- a CDS encoding DUF4269 domain-containing protein — MIDFTTLDYLKEGNETQRRAYEVLTRHRIFEKLKEYSPVLAGTVPIGIDVEGSDLDIICQVDLTCEEDFLDELALKKIVPPYVEVAVETMVINGERSIVLNCMLEGFPVEIFGQDIPPIRQNAYLHMLAEYRILEEKGDGFKQEIIQLKKQGIKTEPAFGLLLELENPYEDLLKF; from the coding sequence ATGATTGATTTTACGACCCTTGATTACCTGAAGGAAGGAAATGAAACTCAGAGACGGGCATATGAAGTGCTGACCAGGCACCGGATTTTTGAAAAATTAAAAGAGTACTCACCTGTTTTGGCCGGAACCGTTCCTATCGGGATCGATGTAGAAGGAAGCGATCTGGATATTATCTGTCAGGTAGATCTTACCTGTGAAGAAGATTTTTTAGATGAGCTGGCGTTGAAAAAGATTGTCCCTCCATATGTGGAAGTAGCTGTTGAGACTATGGTTATCAACGGAGAGAGATCCATTGTTTTAAATTGCATGCTGGAAGGTTTTCCTGTTGAGATTTTCGGACAGGATATACCGCCGATTCGGCAGAATGCTTACCTTCACATGCTTGCTGAGTACCGTATTTTAGAAGAGAAGGGGGACGGTTTTAAACAAGAAATAATACAATTAAAGAAACAGGGCATCAAAACAGAACCCGCTTTTGGGCTGTTGCTGGAATTGGAAAATCCTTACGAAGACCTGTTAAAATTTTAA
- a CDS encoding ATP-binding cassette domain-containing protein gives MTINLKLNALQKITEGEINELYFELLNDDWDIEERCKQALEYWKMDPISLHLKLKRLSGGQKAKVFLAGIQIHQPDIVLLDEPTNHLDPEARNILYNWLDKTSATVVMVSHDRTLLNLADTVFELSNQGIAAYGGNYDFYAAQKEVEEEALQNDIHSRERALKKAKEKERETLERKQKLDNRAKGKQEKSGVARIMMNTMRNNAEKNSSRLKSIHADKISDLSGDLRDLRSGRKNVEQMKVSFHDPDLHEGKLLVSAEGINYTYDRENLWKENLSIEIRSGDRIQIKGSNGSGKTTLIRLLLGKLQPSIGKISRSDFNTVYVDQEYSLIDKTATVYDFARQFNDTALQESEIKTLLSRFLFGKETWDKRCGVLSGGERLRLLLCALSVSRKAPDMIILDEPTNNLDLQNVDILTNSIKEYQGTLLVISHDEIFVKEIGVRHEVVLK, from the coding sequence TTGACCATAAACTTAAAACTTAATGCACTTCAAAAAATTACAGAAGGTGAAATAAATGAGCTCTATTTTGAACTCCTGAACGATGACTGGGATATTGAAGAACGCTGTAAACAGGCATTGGAATACTGGAAAATGGACCCCATTAGTCTCCATCTGAAACTTAAAAGGCTCAGTGGTGGTCAGAAGGCCAAAGTTTTCCTGGCCGGAATACAGATCCACCAGCCCGATATTGTCCTGCTCGATGAACCGACTAATCACCTTGACCCGGAAGCCCGGAATATCCTGTACAACTGGTTGGATAAAACCAGTGCAACCGTAGTAATGGTAAGCCACGACCGTACTTTGCTCAATCTGGCAGACACTGTTTTTGAACTGAGTAATCAGGGGATTGCTGCCTATGGCGGGAATTATGATTTTTATGCGGCACAAAAAGAAGTTGAAGAGGAAGCGTTGCAAAATGATATCCACTCCAGAGAACGTGCTCTGAAGAAAGCCAAAGAAAAAGAACGCGAAACGCTGGAAAGGAAACAAAAGCTTGATAACAGGGCAAAAGGCAAACAGGAGAAATCCGGTGTTGCCAGGATTATGATGAATACGATGCGTAACAATGCGGAGAAAAATTCTTCCCGGCTGAAAAGTATCCATGCAGACAAAATCAGCGATCTTTCCGGAGACCTGCGCGATCTCCGCTCTGGAAGGAAAAATGTGGAACAGATGAAAGTCAGCTTCCATGATCCGGACCTGCATGAAGGGAAACTGCTGGTTTCAGCAGAAGGAATTAATTATACATATGACCGGGAAAATCTTTGGAAAGAAAACCTGAGTATAGAGATCCGCAGCGGCGACAGGATTCAGATTAAAGGCTCAAACGGTTCAGGAAAGACCACACTCATCCGATTATTGTTGGGAAAGCTACAGCCATCCATCGGGAAAATTTCAAGGTCAGATTTTAATACGGTATATGTTGACCAGGAATACTCCCTGATTGACAAAACCGCAACCGTTTATGATTTTGCCCGACAGTTCAATGATACTGCTTTGCAGGAATCCGAAATAAAAACATTGCTGTCGAGGTTCCTGTTCGGCAAGGAAACCTGGGATAAAAGATGTGGAGTGCTGAGCGGGGGAGAACGCCTGCGGCTTTTGCTGTGCGCATTATCCGTAAGTAGGAAAGCACCCGATATGATCATCCTCGATGAGCCTACCAATAATTTAGACCTTCAGAATGTAGACATCCTGACGAATTCCATTAAAGAATACCAGGGAACACTGCTGGTGATTTCGCATGATGAGATTTTTGTGAAGGAGATTGGAGTGAGGCATGAGGTTGTATTGAAGTAG